In one window of Musa acuminata AAA Group cultivar baxijiao chromosome BXJ3-2, Cavendish_Baxijiao_AAA, whole genome shotgun sequence DNA:
- the LOC103974875 gene encoding F-box/kelch-repeat protein At1g16250: protein MDSCGDDDDGTCEAIIPGLPDDLALRCLAKISHGYHGLLECVSKKWKRAIRSMDYAHIKAREGWCGDWLFVLGADSPALWHAYDPDADRWHPLPTMPGFTDDDELCRFSCVSVSNKFLVIGGCHISHSEKRCWETRSVMVFDPFKKQWNAAANMQTARTDFACAVISDKVYVAGGSNSSSSEGLATAEIYDPDADKWKDLPSMPFPLIECFSISHGGQFHVVGKRICNFQHDTYVTFNPSEQKWHVMEDLLPVCKLTHDTTTIIESDIYSILPDGTVTMVMPDQRDWHALGVYPAVVLPDHDRPLSPFGFGFIAFGRCIYVVGGMVLKYNTSNHTYAYVKLDATKFCDPRTSPLEWQDAKPMPVQACRILGCASMEE, encoded by the exons ATGGACTCCTGCGGCGACGACGATGATGG GACATGCGAAGCGATAATTCCTGGTCTGCCTGATGATTTGGCCTTGAGGTGTTTGGCAAAGATCTCGCATGGATATCATGGATTGCTAGAATGTGTGTCAAAGAAATGGAAACGAGCGATCAGGAGCATGGATTATGCTCATATAAAGGCCAGGGAAGGGTGGTGTGGGGATTGGCTGTTTGTTTTGGGAGCCGACAGCCCAGCTCTGTGGCATGCTTATGATCCTGATGCAGATCGTTGGCACCCTTTGCCAACAATGCCAGGATTCACTGATGATGATGAACTTTGCAGGTTTTCATGTGTAAGTGTGAGTAACAAGTTCCTAGTGATTGGTGGCTGCCACATATCACATTCAGAAAAGAGGTGCTGGGAGACGAGATCGGTGATGGTGTTCGATCCGTTCAAGAAGCAGTGGAACGCCGCGGCTAACATGCAAACAGCACGAACTGATTTTGCATGTGCTGTTATCTCTGACAAGGTTTATGTAGCTGGTGGAAGCAACTCCAGTAGTTCTGAAGGGCTTGCTACTGCTGAAATTTATGATCCTGATGCAGATAA GTGGAAAGATTTACCATCAATGCCTTTCCCCCTGATCGAGTGCTTCAGCATATCCCATGGAGGCCAATTTCATGTTGTCGGCAAGAGAATCTGCAATTTTCAGCATGATACTTATGTTACCTTCAATCCATCCGAGCAGAAGTGGCATGTTATGGAAGATTTGCTGCCAGTTTGTAAATTGACACATGACACTACAACCATTATTGAAAGTGACATCTACAGCATACTTCCAGATGGCACTGTTACCATGGTGATGCCCGATCAAAGGGATTGGCACGCTTTGGGTGTATATCCTGCAGTGGTTCTACCAGACCATGATAGACCATTGAGTCCATTCGGGTTTGGTTTTATCGCATTTGGGAGGTGCATATATGTTGTTGGAGGTATGGTTCTCAAGTATAACACAAGCAATCATACGTATGCATATGTGAAGCTAGATGCAACTAAATTCTGTGATCCAAGAACTTCACCACTAGAATGGCAGGATGCTAAACCTATGCCAGTACAAGCTTGTCGTATTTTAGGATGTGCTTCAATGGAGGAATAG